The proteins below are encoded in one region of Sporosarcina sp. FSL K6-1508:
- a CDS encoding VOC family protein, with the protein MVAITHIGLVVPDLESAINWYGKVLGFKLIAGPYSFQAKDEKKHNMTNDLLGEQIKKMRNAHMTSDNQVGIELFEFQEPKMRNNKPNDYGGYFHICLIADDIEKLAEEIAATGGKRRSEIWNTWKGKPYYLVYCEDPYGNIIELYSHSTENMYANKEK; encoded by the coding sequence ATGGTAGCAATTACACATATTGGTTTAGTTGTACCTGACTTGGAGTCTGCTATTAACTGGTACGGAAAAGTATTGGGATTTAAATTAATAGCAGGACCCTATTCATTTCAAGCAAAAGATGAGAAGAAACATAATATGACAAATGACTTACTAGGCGAACAGATCAAGAAAATGCGGAATGCTCATATGACATCAGATAACCAAGTAGGAATAGAACTTTTTGAATTTCAGGAACCGAAAATGAGAAATAACAAACCGAATGATTATGGAGGCTATTTTCATATTTGCTTAATAGCGGATGATATCGAAAAACTAGCTGAAGAAATTGCGGCTACAGGCGGAAAAAGACGAAGTGAAATATGGAATACATGGAAAGGGAAGCCCTATTATTTAGTCTATTGCGAAGATCCCTATGGGAATATTATAGAACTTTATAGCCACAGTACAGAAAATATGTATGCTAATAAAGAAAAGTAA
- a CDS encoding VanZ family protein — protein sequence MKKLLILTILLGILFFSSGQTPEQQSLIPTLEKWLPGEPLKSSLSNLHVPYWGKMISIEERGYYPFVEFLLRKGAHFFTFGFIASVIYLMLPTHTFRLLNATWITLLLAIGDEYHQSLTSGRTPTLQDVLLDMTGAITFLLLLRLFLLTKRPKKARKR from the coding sequence ATGAAAAAACTCCTTATTTTGACCATTCTACTAGGTATTTTATTCTTTTCTTCCGGGCAAACGCCTGAGCAGCAATCGCTCATTCCGACACTGGAAAAGTGGCTGCCCGGGGAGCCGCTTAAATCATCCCTGTCTAATTTGCACGTGCCTTATTGGGGCAAAATGATTTCAATTGAGGAGCGGGGTTATTATCCCTTTGTTGAATTCCTTCTCAGAAAAGGCGCTCATTTCTTTACGTTTGGTTTTATCGCATCCGTCATCTACTTGATGTTGCCTACACATACGTTTCGTCTACTGAACGCCACCTGGATTACGCTTTTACTGGCCATCGGGGATGAATATCATCAGTCGTTGACAAGCGGAAGAACACCCACTCTTCAAGACGTTCTGCTCGATATGACAGGAGCTATTACATTCCTCCTCCTCTTAAGGCTGTTTTTATTGACGAAACGTCCCAAAAAAGCAAGAAAACGCTAA